From the genome of Mycobacterium kansasii ATCC 12478:
CGAGCGTGGCGACGTGTTCGGGCTGCGCCGTTGGTATGTGATCACATTTCTGATGGGTCTGTTCTTCATCCTTGGCCAGGCCTACGAGTACTACCACCTGGCCACGCACGGGACGACCATCCCGGGCAGCGCCTACGGCAGCGTGTTCTATCTGGCCACCGGCTTCCACGGCCTGCACGTGACCGGCGGCTTGATCGCCTTCATCTTCCTGCTGATCCGGACCGGGATGAGCAAGTTCACCCCCGCGCAGGCAACCGCCAGCATCGTCGTCTCCTACTACTGGCATTTCGTCGACATCGTGTGGATCGCGCTGTTCACCGTGATCTATTTCATCCGATGAGCCGGCCCCCCCGAACAGGTATGAATAGGAGTGCTCAGTTGAAAAAACTGGGATTCACCCGATCCGGCGGCAGCGCGCAGCGGAACAGTCGCTCGCGGCGAC
Proteins encoded in this window:
- a CDS encoding cytochrome c oxidase subunit 3, translating into MTSAVGTSGTAITSRVHSLNRPNMVSVGTIVWLSSELMFFAGLFAMYFTARAQSGGKWPPPPTELNLYQAVPVTLVLIASSFTCQMGVFAAERGDVFGLRRWYVITFLMGLFFILGQAYEYYHLATHGTTIPGSAYGSVFYLATGFHGLHVTGGLIAFIFLLIRTGMSKFTPAQATASIVVSYYWHFVDIVWIALFTVIYFIR